The Opisthocomus hoazin isolate bOpiHoa1 chromosome 9, bOpiHoa1.hap1, whole genome shotgun sequence genomic sequence TGCTAAGTGTTTGAGTACTGGCTTCCAGTTCTTGACCAACTGATTCTAAACTTCTCTACTTGTAAACCTCTGCTTGCTAAAAATATAAGCCTTACAGGAACAGGTCTAGTGTAAATTACTAGGTGAAATATCTTGTCTTAATTTTTAAGCATCTTCCTTTTCCCTCTTAGACTGACATGGTCATTCCTCTGGAGTATTTTTTGGATTATCCAGATCAGTGTATGCATCTCGAGAGTATTCATAGCAACACATTTCCCTCATCAAGTTATTCTCGGAGTATTTGCTGGTAATgctgctattttttcttttcaatatccatgcaaaatctgaaaaaaatgaaatatgagaAAAGGCAAGAGATTTTTAGTAGTGCTTCTCAGCTTGTAGCTCTAGTTGTGCTCTCCACTCTCTGAAAGATCAAGGACTTGATGATAGTTTAAAGGTAAAATCTGTGAGGTAGTATGTATCCGCTGTCTTTGTCATTCTCACAGGGAGCGAGCCCTTGTCCGTGTGCCAGTTGATGCAGTCTGTGTTATGTCCACACTGCCACAGACTAGCGCTATCTGGTTTGTACTGGCTGCGGCTGATCTTTATCTGTGCGGCCTGTGTGGAAGGGGTCAGAGAGGAAGTTGCTCCTATAGGGTCCTGACCGTTCCTCCCTGGAGGAAGCGATTTGGTTCACTTCAAATGGTGTCGAGGCACAAATTAGTGTGTGTGCAGTGTGGACAAGCACGGGGCCAGAGACCTGGGGCAACACAGACAAAAAGGCAAATTAGCAGTGCAAACCTTCCACGGTGATTTAAGGAGCTGAAGTACATTTTTCAGTTAGGTAAACATGTTTCAAATTAGTATTTAGGGAATTCAAGCTATGAACAATCTCTCTCGTGTCTGTCTGGTTCTAAGGAGGGTGACCAGAGCAttgggtgggagctgcctgcttCCGTTCTCTTTCATGGATGCAGAGCAGCCTGGGCAGCACTGGCTGACGGCTTGCAGTCCAGCTCTCCCTTTTCACAACCAGGGTAAAATGCCTAAGAAGGAAAATAGGTgtgttctgtgtcttttccttCAACATTCCAAGCCTGTGTGGGAGCTGGTATTGAATTCGGCATCGCTGGGGCCAGTCTTTGAGTGGGGGGctcttttggaaaagaaatgttcTGCTTGACATCGAACATTTGATAAGTTGTCATCTGAGAGATGCAGTCAGGCCTAAGGTATGCCTCACATCAGAAGCATGCAGTGCTTGgtatttaattgctttttttccaaattagcAGTTTTGAGTGAGAGAAACAGTTTTGTAATGTACTGTAGAAGTAGTAAattgtgcatgtatgtgtgtgtatatatacacatatatatataaaatatatagatAGATTCTTCTGTCTTCAAAAGTCAAATTCTACAGGAGCACTGTAAAAAGTGTTCCTTCAAAGTACAAGTGTGTTGTTCCATGTAACACTGAGTTTCTCATCCGCAGGCATTTTTGTGGCAGAAGCATTTGAGCATACCCCTGCTATTCAGACAGCAAGCTTGAGAATGTACATGAAGACAAACTTGTTTCTTTTCGTCTTTGCCCTTGGCTTTTATCTAGTCCTTAAGCTTCTCAATATTGACTTGCTATGGTCTGTGCCAAAGGCCAAGAAGTGGTGTGCCAACCCAGACTGGATAAACATTGACACAACTCCATTTGCTGGACTGGTGAGGAATTTAGGTGCGCTCTTTGGCTTAGGTCTCGGAATTAACTCTGAAATGTTCATCTCGAGCTGCAAAGGTAAAAATAGCTGTAGGATAAGTTTCCGCTTATTGTGTGTAGCTGCTTCTTTAGCTACACTGCAGCTGTATAATTTCGTTAAGATACCTACTCATACTGAGTATTTGTTCTACACTCTCTCTTTTTGTAAGAGTGCAGCTATGCCTCTGACTGTAGTTGCCTTGGTTCCGTACTGTGTTCACTCGTTAATGAGGACAGCTGAAAAGAAACTTAATTAGATTAAGTTTTCCAAATGGTTAGCAATATGGGGATGGATATGAACTGTTCAAGAACCCTCCGCAAGGGCAGTTTTGCTGTCTCGTTTTAACCAAGGGGGATGCCACTGCATCTTTGATGTGTTCCTGGTAAGTAACCAGTACATCCAAAATCAGTACATTCAAGAGTGACTTTGGCAGCTCAGAAATATTAATGGCTGATTTTACTCCTAGAAATATTGCAATCACACTGCAGTATGGTTAGAAATGACCCAGTATTCGGGGTCATAATGAAGTTTTAAAGTATAATCAACAGTTTCATTTAGCTGCTTGGTGGTCTTTTAGTTCTGTCCATCTCCAGCTAGATGGTGCTTCGAGCCTCAGTTGTATATAGTGATActcaatatttaatttttttatatattgataTTGCGTATTAAACTGCTAGATAATGGTGTGACAGTATCACACCACCAACAGCTGTACAGTTATACTCAGACACTGTGAAAAAGGCCAGCGTAGTTATAAACAAGGCTTTAGATTTAACTTATTGAGCTTCCTGAGCAAAACAGCTTCTGATTAAGCcaggtgagaaaaaaataaaaggttactTCAATTAGATACTGCAGAATGTATTTTTGCGTTACTCTGTGTGTTTTGtcatttttactttttgaaaGTGTTCACATAAATCAGGAGTGATACAGGTTACACCTTTGATATTGAAAATACGTAGATATGGTGTAACACATCTTTGGGTTCTGTACATCTACACAGAGCAACAAATGAAGAAAATCGTCCATAATGAAATTATCTTAGCATATCACCTCAAGAATGTTGTTCATGCTCCTGTATTGCAAAGGTAAATTAGTCTCATTCTCTCAGGTCAAGAGTCACAAGCTGCAGTCACTGTTACTGACTGTGTAAATCATGAAAATGTGATTGCAGATGAAGTCATTGCAATTTGTATTCTTGTCAGCTTGGTTTACCTAAGCAGACAAGTACCTTAATATGTTAAATATATGTTTGCTGTATAAAATGGATGCTCTAAATAGGCAAAGGCAGGTACTTTCCCTTTTTATTCATTACTTAGAACCTACTGTTGCATATTACCTTTTGGTGCACAATCTTTAGGCAATATTTTGCTGATACCATCTCATAATACTTAGTGTACAAGCAACATAAGGCTTAATATGGGTAGTAAGGGCTCTGTATGTATAATCAGATAGCAATAAGGCTTAGAAGATGTGAACATGATATTGCTACAGGACTTCCAGTTAGTTGTGGGATCACTGAAATGGAAAGAATCTTATTTAATTGGGAGAAGAAGGTGAGTAGTTTGAGTTGGCCCTTGGGACTGAGTGTGATACAAATTACCAATGCAAATCTGAAACAGGCATCCTTATTTAAAAGCCTACTAAGACTACCTTGACTTAAGAAAATTAATCATCTGGTTTTAACAGTCAGAGGAGTATTCTGCTTTATGCATCTCCTGATATCTTCTTTAATGATtctctgaacttttttttgcaCAGCAGCTGGCCTGAAACCCGTCTTTTCTATAATTGTGACTGCTTAAGCAAAATGACTAAGCTAATAGGACTAGAAACAAATAATGAAGACAGCCAGCTATGACAGAGATTTTTCCCGTGTTCAAGTTGTTCTGTGCTTTGTTATTCCCTGCCAGTGAGGTGACCTACAGAGGCATCACAGAACGCTAGGAGGTTGCTCTGGCTGTCCTTCTGTTCTTCACTCCTGGCCCTCGGCAGGGGATTCTTTGTGCGCAGCCGCCTGTGGCTCTGGCAGCTGTGTTTGggcctgctggcagtgctggctgtTTTGAGCTGGGAGTTGCGGGCGACATCACGTTTTGAAGCTCCTAGTACGTGGCGGGCTGTGCTTCCTGGTACTGACAGAGAATCTCAGTGCCACTGTTGGGATAGGCAGAGCCATCGATGTAGAATGACAGCTGGCGTTTCTGCAGTGCTCTTCTAAGTACCGTACAGACCCGTAACGAGACGTGGGCTCCCGCTCGCTTGCTTGGCAT encodes the following:
- the G6PC2 gene encoding glucose-6-phosphatase 2; this encodes MDLLHSNGVLIIQHLQRDYRAYQDFLNFMSHVGDPRNIFSVYFPLWFQLNQVVGTKMIWVAVIGDWFNLIFKWILFGHRPYWWVQETMIYPNQSSPCLEQFPITCETGPGSPSGHAMGSSCVWYVMVTAALSYTVRRKDKSAVTLHRLTWSFLWSIFWIIQISVCISRVFIATHFPHQVILGVFAGIFVAEAFEHTPAIQTASLRMYMKTNLFLFVFALGFYLVLKLLNIDLLWSVPKAKKWCANPDWINIDTTPFAGLVRNLGALFGLGLGINSEMFISSCKGKNSCRISFRLLCVAASLATLQLYNFVKIPTHTEYLFYTLSFCKSAAMPLTVVALVPYCVHSLMRTAEKKLN